From one Parabacteroides sp. FAFU027 genomic stretch:
- the rsmI gene encoding 16S rRNA (cytidine(1402)-2'-O)-methyltransferase: MAKLIIIPTPIGNLEDITLRAVRLLKEVDLVLAEDTRTTGNLLRHLDISVKMQSHHKFNEHKTIEQIVNRINAGENVALVSDAGTPAISDPGFLVVRECVKAGIEVECLPGATAFVPALVVSGLPNDRFCFEGFLPQKKGRNTRLKELAEESRTIVFYESPYRVLKTLTQIAEFFGSERAVSVSRELSKLHEQTVRGTLAEVIAHFEQNEPRGEFVIIVGGKPSEKGTKEPKE, translated from the coding sequence ATGGCAAAATTGATTATTATACCTACGCCGATTGGCAATTTAGAAGATATTACGCTACGTGCGGTCAGATTATTGAAAGAGGTTGATTTGGTTTTAGCTGAGGATACCCGCACGACTGGGAATTTGTTGAGACATTTGGATATTTCTGTAAAAATGCAATCGCATCACAAGTTTAACGAGCATAAGACGATTGAACAAATCGTTAACCGGATAAATGCCGGAGAAAATGTGGCGCTTGTATCAGATGCCGGAACGCCTGCGATTTCGGATCCGGGATTTCTGGTTGTTCGTGAATGTGTAAAAGCCGGTATCGAGGTGGAGTGTCTGCCTGGCGCTACAGCTTTTGTTCCTGCGTTGGTTGTTTCTGGTTTACCCAATGACCGCTTTTGTTTTGAGGGGTTTCTTCCTCAGAAAAAAGGGCGGAATACGCGCCTTAAAGAGTTGGCGGAAGAGTCGCGAACCATTGTCTTTTATGAATCTCCATATCGTGTACTCAAGACATTGACTCAGATTGCCGAATTTTTCGGTTCAGAAAGAGCTGTTTCCGTTTCAAGAGAGTTGTCAAAGCTGCACGAGCAGACCGTCAGAGGTACATTGGCTGAAGTTATTGCTCATTTTGAACAAAATGAACCGCGCGGAGAATTTGTTATTATTGTAGGAGGAAAGCCTTCTGAAAAAGGAACAAAAGAACCCAAAGAATAA
- a CDS encoding LemA family protein, with the protein MKLSKGWIALIVIVGLIFILGTWMSGTYNGMVTKDEAVAKAWSQVENVYQRRADLIPNLVKTVEGAANFEKSTLKEVMAARASATSVKIDPTHLNESNIAAFQKAQDGLSSALSRLMVVVERYPELKANQNFLELQAQLEGTENRISVERGKFNDEVNGYNNVIRHFPGNIMAVMFSFEKKGYFQAQAGAEKAPGVSFDFGK; encoded by the coding sequence ATGAAACTGTCAAAAGGTTGGATTGCATTAATTGTTATCGTTGGTCTTATTTTTATTTTGGGAACATGGATGTCGGGTACCTATAACGGTATGGTGACAAAGGATGAAGCTGTGGCCAAAGCCTGGTCGCAGGTAGAAAATGTCTATCAACGCCGCGCTGATCTTATTCCTAATCTTGTTAAAACGGTTGAAGGAGCTGCCAATTTTGAAAAATCGACATTGAAGGAGGTAATGGCAGCCAGGGCTAGTGCGACGTCTGTTAAGATAGACCCGACTCATTTGAATGAGTCGAATATTGCGGCTTTTCAAAAAGCTCAGGATGGTTTATCTTCAGCGTTAAGCAGATTGATGGTTGTAGTTGAGCGTTATCCTGAGCTCAAGGCAAACCAGAACTTTCTTGAGTTACAGGCACAACTGGAAGGCACTGAAAACCGCATCTCGGTTGAACGTGGGAAATTTAATGACGAAGTAAATGGATATAACAATGTAATTCGTCATTTTCCGGGAAATATCATGGCTGTAATGTTCAGTTTTGAGAAAAAAGGTTACTTCCAGGCTCAGGCAGGTGCGGAAAAGGCTCCGGGTGTGAGTTTTGATTTTGGGAAATAG
- a CDS encoding TPM domain-containing protein — MKRRNIRSIFLMMLVGVFAITIQAQIPAKPNPPRLVNDLAGIFSDEQRQELEQSLVAFNDSTSNEIVIVTVNDLGGYDKMTFAQQIGSKWGVGKAKRNNGIVILLKPKNETRGEAFIATGYGLEGALPDAICKRIVENEMIPYFRRNDYFGGVVSALRVIMPVAQGEYKYKTESPKKGGGSGIGLVVIIFVIIVIVLIKRGNRGNDDFTGRGGGSSGPDLWTMIFLAGMANRNHNGSWGNFSGGGSSDSGGDFGGFGGGDFGGGGAGGSW, encoded by the coding sequence ATGAAACGTAGAAATATCAGATCTATTTTCCTGATGATGCTGGTTGGGGTGTTTGCGATAACCATTCAGGCGCAGATTCCTGCGAAGCCCAATCCGCCAAGGTTGGTCAATGATTTAGCGGGCATCTTTTCTGATGAACAACGACAGGAGTTGGAGCAGTCACTTGTCGCATTTAATGATAGCACCTCCAATGAAATTGTTATTGTAACAGTTAATGATTTGGGTGGTTATGATAAAATGACCTTTGCCCAGCAGATTGGTTCGAAATGGGGAGTGGGGAAGGCAAAACGCAATAATGGTATCGTGATTCTCCTGAAGCCTAAAAATGAAACCCGGGGCGAAGCCTTTATTGCAACCGGATACGGACTGGAAGGAGCATTGCCGGATGCCATCTGCAAGAGAATTGTAGAGAATGAAATGATACCTTATTTTCGCCGGAATGATTATTTCGGAGGTGTAGTCAGTGCATTGCGGGTGATTATGCCGGTTGCCCAAGGGGAGTACAAGTATAAAACAGAAAGTCCTAAAAAAGGAGGAGGCTCAGGAATCGGACTCGTCGTCATTATATTTGTCATTATCGTCATTGTGCTGATTAAAAGAGGGAATCGCGGCAATGATGATTTTACTGGTCGTGGAGGCGGAAGCTCAGGACCTGATCTTTGGACGATGATTTTCCTTGCCGGCATGGCTAATCGTAATCATAATGGCTCCTGGGGAAATTTTTCCGGAGGAGGTAGTAGTGATAGCGGTGGCGATTTTGGCGGTTTCGGTGGCGGTGACTTTGGTGGAGGAGGTGCCGGTGGTAGCTGGTAG
- the dacB gene encoding D-alanyl-D-alanine carboxypeptidase/D-alanyl-D-alanine-endopeptidase: protein MNRKILLTVSSLFLFFSGFAQKSEALQHFISNNCFSSAGLSVTVKNVGNGNTIVSHNSQLNLTPASTQKLLTTATALEMFGPEFRFETKVYYSGKISSAGVLTGDIVVKGSGDPTLGAQYSSQGQSAFFDTILSALKRNGIREIYGKIIGDERLYNTEIVPWKTPWEDMGNYYAAGVSALNYSDNSYKLTFKTGAAGSRPRIVGVEPKVIGLKFQNFLIAKDNDKDSAYLYGMPYCHERYIYGSVPANQSFFFIKGDVPDPALFAVQSLAVYLRSRGVKVSGEETTSRILEQQGSAIIPNGEILCTFRSDSLGEIIKVTNKKSYNFYAEALLRLIASRYSKDGSLPAGIAAEKAFWDKKGLNAGKILIYDGSGLAPSNRVNSGFLVDLLRYMITQSHNKESYVRSLAIAGEDGTLKSFLANTALKGKVKAKSGSFEGVLTYAGIVNKNGSEYVFCVMVNAFTCQTSVVKRAIEQFLMDL from the coding sequence ATGAACAGAAAAATACTCCTTACGGTTTCATCATTGTTTCTTTTCTTCAGTGGATTTGCGCAAAAGTCGGAGGCTTTGCAGCATTTTATCTCAAATAACTGTTTTTCATCAGCAGGCCTCTCAGTTACTGTTAAGAATGTTGGTAATGGAAATACAATTGTATCGCATAATTCTCAACTCAATCTTACACCAGCGTCTACACAGAAACTGCTTACGACTGCTACAGCGTTAGAGATGTTTGGTCCGGAGTTTCGTTTTGAAACCAAGGTATATTATAGCGGTAAGATCAGTTCGGCCGGAGTGTTGACCGGAGATATTGTCGTTAAAGGAAGTGGTGATCCTACTTTAGGGGCACAGTATTCCTCTCAGGGACAAAGTGCATTTTTTGATACTATTTTATCAGCCTTGAAACGTAACGGTATTCGCGAGATTTACGGTAAAATAATCGGTGATGAGAGACTTTATAATACGGAAATTGTGCCATGGAAAACTCCCTGGGAGGATATGGGGAACTATTATGCGGCCGGAGTTTCAGCGTTGAATTATTCGGATAATAGCTATAAGCTGACATTTAAGACCGGAGCAGCAGGAAGTCGTCCCCGGATTGTAGGTGTTGAACCGAAAGTGATAGGTCTAAAGTTTCAGAACTTTCTGATAGCAAAAGATAATGATAAAGATAGTGCATATCTGTATGGTATGCCATATTGCCATGAACGTTATATTTATGGTTCTGTTCCGGCCAATCAATCGTTTTTTTTCATAAAGGGGGATGTTCCTGATCCGGCTTTATTTGCGGTGCAATCTTTGGCCGTGTATTTAAGAAGTCGTGGGGTGAAAGTATCGGGGGAGGAGACTACCAGCCGGATTTTAGAGCAGCAGGGTAGTGCCATAATTCCCAACGGAGAGATCTTGTGTACTTTTAGATCAGACTCTTTGGGCGAAATTATAAAAGTGACTAATAAGAAAAGCTATAACTTTTACGCCGAAGCATTATTGCGACTTATAGCATCCAGGTATAGCAAAGACGGGTCCTTACCAGCTGGAATTGCAGCCGAAAAAGCTTTCTGGGATAAGAAAGGCCTTAATGCAGGGAAAATATTGATTTATGATGGTAGTGGTCTTGCTCCATCAAACAGGGTTAACTCCGGTTTTCTGGTTGATCTGTTGCGCTATATGATTACGCAAAGTCACAACAAAGAAAGTTATGTCCGGTCATTGGCTATTGCTGGAGAAGATGGTACGTTGAAGAGCTTTCTTGCGAATACAGCTTTAAAAGGGAAAGTAAAGGCAAAAAGCGGAAGTTTTGAAGGAGTGCTAACATACGCCGGTATAGTAAATAAGAATGGTTCGGAATATGTCTTTTGTGTAATGGTAAATGCTTTCACCTGTCAGACATCTGTCGTGAAAAGGGCCATTGAACAGTTTTTGATGGATTTATGA
- a CDS encoding DUF2264 domain-containing protein: MRFHLKLFLLAGFLSMGIAQANNQAASNPENDNVFWLEQPDYALSPKTGMTRKHWKDAALYLLKGTFGYVKTIDDPMKFPKQPGKSYPQNDNQIPTEKLEGLCRTLFVAAPLLKEDPNLEINGIRVGEYYRHQIQNLIDPNSPAYIKPRSKNGGPSQILVEFGGLSVALFAIPNILWEPLSKEQKDALASTMLSYGDGPTVDSNWKFFNIFVMSFFKSQGYTVNDKLLEEYLQKSLKAYRGEGWYNDSPAFDYYSMWAFQMYGTLWSEFFGKKNYPEYAKQFQQNFYDLKDNYPYLFSRDGKMIMWGRSICYRTGAIVPFPLMGFYNQPDVNYGWMRRIASGVLLQFFQNPGFLKDGVPTLGFYGAFEPAVQIYSCRGSAYWLAKAFLGLLAPADSPFWTAKENEGPWENELQIGQVYNKFEKGSNILITDYPNIGASEVRAWCHEKVKDDWQKFRSTENYNRLSYNSAFPWQADGENGEVAMNYVIKNKQNKWEALRLYDFRKFENGVYYRDVILETNPNVKLQLADIPLANGILRVDRNISTDTVDMRLGHYALPELNTPIREESRKVNGHQVRIINNGEYQLAMIPLKGWEKIQNVRVSGLHPVSDKSAVIDVCGRFIPGDKGKGVYITLMLWKRANELWTNDELDPVKKIIGSGDGQTIEVLLKTGETKTVVF, translated from the coding sequence ATGAGATTTCACCTGAAATTATTTTTGCTTGCGGGTTTCCTTTCAATGGGAATTGCGCAAGCAAATAATCAGGCTGCTTCTAATCCGGAAAACGATAATGTTTTCTGGTTGGAGCAGCCTGATTATGCTTTAAGCCCGAAGACGGGAATGACCCGCAAGCACTGGAAAGATGCCGCTCTTTATCTGTTGAAAGGAACATTCGGTTATGTCAAAACGATAGATGACCCGATGAAATTCCCCAAACAGCCGGGAAAAAGCTATCCGCAGAATGACAATCAGATTCCGACAGAGAAACTGGAAGGTCTTTGCCGTACGCTCTTTGTGGCTGCTCCTTTGCTGAAGGAAGATCCTAATCTGGAAATCAATGGAATCCGGGTAGGGGAATATTACCGCCATCAGATTCAGAATCTGATTGATCCGAATAGTCCGGCTTACATCAAACCCCGTTCTAAGAACGGTGGCCCAAGCCAGATACTGGTGGAGTTTGGTGGTCTTTCGGTAGCTCTTTTTGCCATCCCCAATATCTTGTGGGAGCCTCTGTCGAAAGAGCAGAAAGATGCCCTGGCATCGACCATGCTTAGCTATGGCGATGGCCCTACTGTCGATTCCAACTGGAAGTTCTTCAATATTTTCGTAATGAGTTTTTTCAAGAGCCAGGGATATACCGTCAATGATAAATTGCTGGAGGAGTATTTGCAAAAATCACTCAAAGCATATCGTGGCGAGGGTTGGTATAACGATAGCCCGGCTTTCGATTATTACAGCATGTGGGCATTCCAGATGTATGGCACGCTTTGGTCGGAGTTTTTCGGAAAGAAAAATTACCCGGAATATGCCAAGCAGTTTCAGCAAAACTTTTATGATCTGAAGGATAATTATCCTTACCTCTTTAGCCGTGATGGCAAAATGATTATGTGGGGACGTAGTATCTGTTACCGTACCGGAGCCATTGTGCCGTTTCCATTGATGGGCTTTTACAACCAACCGGATGTTAACTATGGCTGGATGCGCAGGATTGCCTCCGGGGTATTGCTCCAGTTCTTTCAAAATCCCGGTTTCCTCAAAGACGGAGTTCCTACTTTAGGCTTTTACGGTGCATTCGAACCGGCTGTACAGATATATAGTTGCCGGGGAAGTGCATATTGGTTGGCAAAAGCTTTTCTGGGACTTTTAGCTCCGGCCGATAGCCCTTTTTGGACGGCCAAAGAGAATGAAGGCCCATGGGAAAATGAACTTCAGATAGGTCAGGTTTATAATAAATTCGAGAAAGGGTCGAATATCCTGATTACCGACTATCCGAATATCGGAGCTTCAGAGGTACGTGCATGGTGTCATGAGAAGGTAAAAGACGACTGGCAGAAGTTCAGATCAACAGAAAATTACAACCGTCTCTCTTACAACAGCGCTTTTCCCTGGCAAGCTGATGGTGAAAACGGTGAAGTGGCGATGAACTATGTAATTAAAAACAAACAAAACAAATGGGAAGCTCTTCGTCTGTATGATTTCAGGAAATTTGAAAACGGAGTGTACTACCGTGATGTTATCCTAGAGACAAATCCGAACGTAAAACTACAGTTGGCGGATATTCCTCTTGCCAATGGCATTTTGCGAGTGGATCGGAATATCAGCACCGATACCGTAGATATGCGTTTAGGCCACTACGCACTGCCGGAGTTGAATACACCGATTCGTGAGGAAAGCCGGAAGGTAAACGGACATCAGGTGCGCATCATCAATAATGGCGAGTACCAGTTGGCGATGATACCGTTGAAGGGATGGGAGAAAATACAAAATGTTCGAGTCTCAGGATTACATCCGGTCAGCGATAAGAGTGCCGTGATTGATGTCTGCGGCCGCTTTATCCCCGGTGACAAGGGTAAGGGCGTTTACATCACTCTGATGCTTTGGAAAAGGGCAAATGAATTGTGGACTAATGACGAGCTGGATCCGGTGAAGAAGATTATCGGGTCAGGAGACGGACAGACCATTGAGGTACTCTTAAAAACGGGAGAAACTAAAACGGTGGTATTTTAA
- a CDS encoding TPM domain-containing protein, protein MGASSYFTKEQQHKITESIRQAELDTSGEIRVRIERFCREDVLDHAAWLFYQLEMEKTVQRNGVLIYVAVESRKFAVIGDKGINSIVPPDFWDSVKEIMRTQFAQGNLTDGISLAVLEAGKLLKQHFQYRKDDTNELPDDISFGI, encoded by the coding sequence ATGGGAGCTTCCAGTTATTTTACAAAAGAACAACAGCATAAAATTACAGAGTCTATTCGGCAGGCTGAATTAGATACTTCCGGTGAGATTCGGGTCAGAATCGAACGATTTTGCAGAGAAGACGTACTCGATCATGCAGCCTGGCTATTCTATCAATTGGAGATGGAAAAGACAGTACAACGTAATGGCGTATTGATTTATGTCGCTGTAGAATCCCGAAAGTTTGCCGTAATAGGAGATAAAGGGATCAATTCCATTGTTCCTCCTGATTTCTGGGATAGTGTAAAAGAGATAATGCGGACTCAATTTGCTCAGGGCAATCTGACAGACGGTATTTCACTTGCAGTGCTTGAAGCCGGGAAATTACTGAAACAGCATTTCCAATACCGTAAAGATGATACAAATGAATTGCCTGATGATATTTCATTCGGGATTTAA
- a CDS encoding YjjG family noncanonical pyrimidine nucleotidase, giving the protein MRKYKSVFVDLDDTLWDTKSNSREGMTEIFFQYKLEEYFESFEHYYGIYTERNQELWHQYHHGQIGKQFLISERFLHPLRFAGLADENLAIQMNSDYLDAVSSKTQLIPNAKDLLEYLYPKYRLFVLSNGFRDVQQKKLANSGLLGYFEKIITSEDVGVNKPYPGIFEYALKSTNSRKKESIMIGDNPEADIAGAYNYKLDQIYFMNFQCHSLPFTPTYSVDTLDEVKSIL; this is encoded by the coding sequence ATGAGGAAGTACAAAAGTGTATTTGTAGATCTTGATGATACGTTGTGGGATACCAAATCAAATTCAAGAGAGGGTATGACAGAAATCTTTTTTCAGTATAAACTGGAAGAATATTTTGAGAGTTTCGAACATTACTATGGGATTTATACGGAAAGAAACCAGGAATTGTGGCATCAGTACCATCATGGCCAGATTGGGAAACAATTTCTAATTAGTGAGCGGTTTCTTCACCCTTTGCGTTTTGCGGGTTTGGCTGACGAAAATCTTGCTATACAAATGAATAGCGATTATCTTGACGCTGTATCATCTAAAACCCAACTGATACCTAATGCAAAAGACCTTCTGGAGTATTTGTATCCCAAATACAGATTATTTGTTTTATCAAACGGTTTTAGGGATGTGCAGCAAAAAAAACTGGCTAATTCCGGTCTTCTGGGTTATTTTGAGAAAATCATTACTTCCGAAGATGTCGGGGTAAATAAGCCTTACCCTGGAATATTTGAGTATGCTCTCAAATCAACAAATTCCCGCAAAAAAGAGAGTATAATGATTGGTGATAATCCTGAAGCGGATATAGCGGGTGCCTATAACTACAAATTAGACCAAATCTATTTTATGAATTTTCAATGTCATTCACTTCCGTTTACTCCGACCTACTCTGTA
- a CDS encoding NAD(P)H-dependent flavin oxidoreductase has protein sequence MNSLKIGNLTARVPIIQGGMGVGISLNGLASAVANEGGIGVISCAGLGLIYRNTAKDYMEACICGLKEEIRKAKEKTSGIVGVNIMMALTNFADMVKTSIAEKADIIFAGAGLPLDLPKYRTPDCTTKLVPIVSSARAAKLICDKWKSLYDYLPDMIVVEGPKAGGHLGFKSDQIHDPNFSLETLIPEVVKEVAVFEEKYGVEIPVIAAGGIYTGEDMYNIMQKGAKGVQIASRFVTTHECDADEKFKMSYVKADVNDVEIIQSPVGMPGRALKNNFLEKVKQGLTKPKSCPYQCLRTCDYQKSPYCIIVALYNAYKGNLDNGYAFAGSNAYLAPKISSVKETINDLMSRFEKAKTETLAKIKK, from the coding sequence ATGAATTCATTAAAAATCGGAAACCTAACGGCTCGTGTACCTATTATTCAAGGAGGTATGGGAGTAGGTATTTCATTAAACGGACTTGCATCTGCCGTTGCTAACGAAGGTGGAATCGGTGTTATCTCATGCGCCGGTCTTGGTCTTATCTACAGAAACACTGCTAAAGATTATATGGAAGCGTGCATCTGTGGTCTCAAAGAAGAAATCAGAAAAGCAAAAGAAAAAACATCCGGTATAGTCGGGGTAAACATAATGATGGCTCTTACCAACTTTGCGGATATGGTTAAGACCTCCATTGCGGAAAAAGCTGATATTATTTTTGCCGGAGCAGGACTGCCATTGGATCTTCCCAAATATCGCACTCCCGATTGTACAACCAAGCTGGTTCCTATTGTTTCTTCTGCCAGAGCAGCCAAGCTGATCTGTGACAAATGGAAATCTTTGTACGACTATCTACCCGATATGATCGTGGTGGAAGGCCCTAAAGCTGGTGGTCACCTTGGCTTTAAAAGCGATCAGATTCACGACCCTAACTTCTCTCTGGAGACCTTGATTCCGGAAGTTGTAAAAGAGGTTGCCGTTTTTGAAGAAAAATATGGTGTAGAAATTCCTGTAATTGCTGCCGGTGGTATCTACACAGGTGAAGATATGTACAACATCATGCAGAAAGGCGCTAAAGGCGTTCAAATTGCCAGCCGTTTTGTAACTACTCACGAATGTGATGCTGACGAAAAATTCAAGATGTCATATGTAAAGGCAGATGTAAATGATGTTGAGATCATCCAGAGCCCGGTGGGAATGCCAGGTCGTGCTTTAAAGAATAATTTCCTTGAAAAAGTAAAACAAGGTTTGACCAAACCAAAATCATGCCCTTATCAGTGCTTAAGAACCTGCGACTACCAAAAAAGCCCTTATTGCATCATTGTTGCACTTTACAATGCTTACAAAGGAAATCTGGACAATGGTTATGCATTTGCAGGTAGTAATGCTTATCTTGCACCCAAAATATCATCGGTTAAAGAGACTATCAATGACCTGATGAGCCGTTTTGAAAAAGCAAAAACGGAAACATTAGCAAAAATCAAGAAATAA
- a CDS encoding DUF47 domain-containing protein, whose amino-acid sequence MLRGLLPKEGAFFDYFDQLMDINKNISRTFLEMVEGKQSFESASTSIKKMERDADRISRVCLDLLHRTFITPIDRDDIFNLVKCLDGFADNINSSAYRFANYGVEEVRNETFEFAKVIIAAVDALDVAMHGLKNIKKNDQVMREKCVLIHDLEDESDEINRKAVAALFSQNDVMMLLKWKSIFERMERAVDRLNHAANIIETVIIEQS is encoded by the coding sequence ATGTTACGAGGACTTTTGCCCAAAGAAGGCGCTTTTTTCGATTATTTCGATCAATTGATGGATATCAACAAAAACATCAGTCGTACATTCCTTGAAATGGTCGAAGGAAAGCAAAGCTTTGAATCAGCATCGACAAGTATCAAAAAAATGGAACGTGATGCAGACCGCATCTCACGTGTTTGTCTTGATCTTTTGCACCGTACATTTATTACGCCAATCGATCGTGACGATATCTTTAACCTGGTGAAATGCCTTGACGGTTTTGCCGACAACATTAATTCATCAGCATACCGTTTTGCTAATTATGGTGTGGAAGAAGTACGCAATGAAACTTTTGAATTTGCAAAAGTGATTATTGCTGCAGTTGACGCACTTGACGTTGCGATGCACGGGTTGAAAAACATCAAAAAGAACGATCAGGTTATGCGTGAAAAATGCGTATTGATCCACGATCTTGAAGATGAATCAGACGAAATCAACCGTAAAGCAGTAGCAGCATTGTTTTCACAAAACGATGTAATGATGTTGCTGAAATGGAAATCAATCTTCGAACGTATGGAGCGCGCTGTTGACCGTTTGAATCATGCAGCAAACATCATCGAAACTGTAATCATTGAACAATCATAA
- a CDS encoding AI-2E family transporter, whose translation MIELRKPFTFDRVSRIFFSIIFAIAIIYILILIKEALLPFLIAWLIAYLLNPLVGFFQNKLKFKNRILAIIATIIFAISIIIGASWLLAPSVTDEIYKLKLLINEYQNRKGPIPLIPAEWTIYFKHNISLDYLLSALTKEDIKQLIQQVAPRFWEFLSSSLNLVLSVLASVIILLYTIFILKDFDRISNGFIELFPVRYRNLVEQIISDVSYGMNRYFRGQALVSLIVGTLLAIGFKIIGMPLGIIMGLLMGLLNLIPYMKFVGLLPIVFLSLLKAAETNESFWVIIGLAFLVMAIVQGIEDMIIVPNVMGRVTGLNPAIILLSLSIWGSLLGLIGLIIALPATTLCLSYYKRYILHEIDKKNPSTYDADSMTNRDIQHKNQENL comes from the coding sequence ATGATAGAACTTCGAAAACCATTTACCTTTGACCGGGTTTCGCGAATATTTTTCAGTATAATATTTGCAATAGCTATTATTTATATTCTTATACTGATAAAGGAAGCACTACTCCCATTTCTTATTGCGTGGCTTATTGCATACCTTCTGAACCCATTGGTTGGATTTTTTCAGAATAAGCTTAAGTTCAAAAACAGGATTCTTGCCATCATCGCCACTATTATATTTGCAATATCCATCATAATCGGGGCTTCCTGGCTACTAGCACCATCGGTTACGGATGAAATTTACAAATTAAAACTTTTAATTAATGAATACCAAAACCGCAAAGGGCCAATACCTCTGATTCCGGCTGAATGGACCATTTATTTCAAACATAATATCAGTCTAGATTATCTTCTTTCAGCATTAACAAAGGAAGATATTAAACAATTAATTCAACAGGTCGCCCCCAGATTCTGGGAATTCCTCTCCAGTTCTCTAAACCTGGTCTTGAGTGTACTGGCATCTGTAATCATCCTGCTTTACACCATATTTATTCTGAAAGATTTTGACCGCATCAGTAATGGTTTTATAGAATTATTCCCCGTAAGATACAGAAATCTGGTCGAACAAATCATTTCTGATGTAAGTTACGGTATGAACCGATATTTTCGTGGGCAAGCTCTGGTTTCTCTAATTGTAGGTACTTTGCTGGCGATCGGATTTAAAATCATAGGGATGCCCCTAGGTATTATTATGGGTCTATTGATGGGTTTACTTAACCTTATCCCCTACATGAAATTCGTTGGGCTACTCCCCATTGTCTTTCTTTCTTTGCTAAAAGCGGCAGAAACCAACGAAAGTTTCTGGGTAATTATAGGTCTTGCTTTTTTAGTTATGGCAATCGTGCAAGGCATCGAAGATATGATTATTGTGCCAAACGTAATGGGACGGGTAACCGGACTGAACCCTGCAATCATCCTTCTTTCGCTTTCTATCTGGGGTAGTTTATTAGGTTTGATCGGTCTGATAATTGCACTTCCTGCGACAACTCTTTGCCTGAGTTACTACAAAAGATACATTTTACACGAAATCGATAAAAAAAATCCATCCACCTACGATGCTGATTCCATGACAAATAGAGATATTCAGCACAAAAACCAGGAAAATCTTTAA
- a CDS encoding inorganic phosphate transporter encodes MGSIFIVVCITVALALIFDVINGFHDAANSIATIVSTRVLSPRFAVMWAAFFNFIAMFIFAPKVANTIAKIIKIDQGDNAFIYVVLAGLLGAIIWDLITWWYGLPASSSHALLGGLVGAGLAYKGTSVINWDVVTKTAAFIPIAPLVGVVLGFFVMIGVIWLVHKWTPKKVDTTFRAGQLISAALYSISHGANDAQKTMGVIVAILVAGKIYTPDIELSMGNQTLWIIMACQVAMAAGTMMGGWKIVKTMGMKLTQLKPVHGFCAELAGSCSIFIATHLGIPISTTHTISGSIIGVGSVQNLAGVKWETAIRIVAAWVLTIPAAGIVSALVFWGIRALHCGF; translated from the coding sequence ATGGGGTCAATCTTTATAGTCGTATGTATTACTGTTGCCCTGGCGTTGATTTTTGACGTCATCAATGGTTTTCACGATGCGGCTAACTCAATCGCCACGATTGTTTCCACACGCGTGCTTTCGCCGCGCTTTGCCGTGATGTGGGCGGCTTTCTTCAACTTTATTGCAATGTTTATCTTTGCTCCCAAAGTAGCAAACACTATTGCTAAAATCATTAAAATAGACCAAGGCGACAATGCTTTTATTTATGTGGTATTAGCAGGACTGCTTGGAGCTATCATTTGGGACCTTATCACCTGGTGGTACGGACTTCCGGCCAGTTCCTCTCACGCACTGCTTGGAGGTTTGGTGGGTGCAGGACTTGCATATAAAGGCACTTCTGTCATTAACTGGGATGTAGTAACTAAAACAGCTGCTTTTATCCCTATTGCACCACTGGTTGGTGTTGTTTTAGGTTTCTTTGTAATGATAGGAGTAATCTGGTTGGTGCATAAATGGACTCCGAAAAAGGTAGATACAACCTTCCGTGCCGGACAGCTGATATCAGCCGCTCTTTACTCAATCAGCCACGGTGCCAATGATGCCCAGAAAACAATGGGGGTTATTGTTGCTATTCTTGTAGCCGGTAAAATTTACACTCCTGATATTGAGCTTTCTATGGGTAACCAAACACTCTGGATTATTATGGCTTGTCAGGTCGCTATGGCAGCCGGCACCATGATGGGCGGTTGGAAAATTGTAAAAACCATGGGTATGAAACTGACCCAGTTGAAACCTGTTCACGGGTTCTGTGCTGAGTTAGCAGGTTCCTGCTCAATCTTCATCGCTACTCATTTGGGAATTCCGATTTCCACTACTCACACTATTTCCGGTTCTATTATTGGCGTAGGTTCTGTTCAGAATCTGGCTGGTGTAAAATGGGAAACAGCAATCCGTATCGTAGCGGCATGGGTATTAACGATCCCGGCAGCAGGGATTGTTAGTGCATTGGTATTCTGGGGTATCAGAGCTTTACATTGCGGATTCTGA